The Clostridium sp. AWRP genome has a window encoding:
- the cls gene encoding cardiolipin synthase, whose translation MGERRIFVAVFKFVILIFWTMFQFIAIALVFNSFNISLMYYFVFFEIISVIFVIHLNYKDKNTSYKISWIVLILLIPVVGALIYIFSMIGIKRNFNKINKIELDKDVFPKEDQNMLSSFKKQNKIRYNETRLIKNISDYGCYTNTKVGYFSSGEDMYKKLLEELKNAKEFIFLEYFIISKSKMWDEIFDILKEKANNGVEVRVLVDYVGSFVVLPKDFKKSLKVNNIKLKIFNPFKIILNFMLNYRDHRKITVIDGNVAFTGGINIGDEYINEYKKYGYWKDMAVCLKGEAVYSFTIMFLRMWQSISKKKENFSKYKTSCKLEKSQGIVMPYNSGPIKPDGAAEYVYLNIINSAKNYIYITTPYLVIGYEMILALSLAAKRGVDVRIITPFIPDKKIVQILTRSHYDNLLDSGVKIYEYTPGFIHGKTFVSDGECAVVGTINLDYRSLYLHFECATYLYNVPVIDNIYKDFLRTIEVSKKINKDVWEKRSLSKKIVESILRMFAPLV comes from the coding sequence TTGGGTGAAAGAAGAATATTTGTGGCAGTTTTTAAATTTGTAATTTTAATATTTTGGACAATGTTTCAATTTATAGCTATTGCACTAGTTTTCAATTCATTTAATATATCCTTAATGTATTATTTTGTTTTTTTCGAAATCATAAGTGTCATTTTTGTAATTCACTTAAACTATAAAGATAAAAATACTTCTTATAAAATCAGCTGGATAGTTCTAATTCTTCTCATTCCAGTGGTGGGAGCACTTATTTACATTTTTTCCATGATTGGAATAAAACGTAACTTTAATAAGATAAACAAAATAGAATTGGATAAAGACGTATTTCCAAAGGAAGACCAAAATATGCTATCTTCTTTTAAAAAACAAAATAAAATAAGATACAATGAAACAAGACTTATAAAAAATATTAGTGACTATGGATGCTATACAAACACAAAAGTTGGTTACTTCTCTTCAGGAGAAGACATGTATAAAAAACTTTTAGAGGAATTAAAAAATGCTAAGGAATTTATTTTTTTAGAATACTTCATAATATCAAAAAGTAAAATGTGGGATGAAATTTTTGATATTTTAAAAGAAAAGGCCAATAATGGTGTAGAAGTAAGAGTACTAGTAGACTATGTAGGTTCTTTTGTTGTTTTACCAAAAGATTTCAAAAAATCTCTTAAAGTCAATAATATAAAATTAAAAATATTTAATCCTTTTAAAATAATTTTAAATTTTATGCTAAATTACAGAGATCACAGAAAGATAACTGTAATTGATGGAAATGTTGCGTTCACTGGTGGAATTAATATAGGTGATGAATATATAAATGAATATAAGAAATATGGTTACTGGAAAGACATGGCTGTATGCTTAAAAGGAGAAGCAGTTTATAGTTTTACAATTATGTTCTTAAGAATGTGGCAATCAATATCAAAAAAGAAAGAGAACTTTTCAAAATATAAGACTTCATGCAAGCTAGAAAAAAGTCAGGGTATTGTAATGCCTTACAATAGTGGACCCATAAAACCTGATGGGGCAGCAGAATACGTGTATTTAAACATTATAAACAGTGCTAAAAATTACATTTATATTACTACCCCCTACTTAGTAATAGGTTACGAAATGATACTGGCACTTTCTCTTGCAGCAAAAAGAGGGGTAGATGTAAGAATAATAACACCTTTTATTCCAGATAAAAAAATCGTACAGATTCTCACTAGATCCCATTATGACAACTTATTAGATTCAGGAGTAAAAATATACGAATATACACCAGGATTTATCCATGGAAAAACTTTTGTATCTGATGGGGAATGTGCAGTAGTTGGAACTATAAACTTAGATTACAGAAGTTTATATTTGCATTTTGAATGTGCAACCTACCTGTACAATGTCCCCGTAATAGATAATATTTATAAAGATTTTTTAAGAACTATAGAAGTATCAAAAAAGATAAATAAAGATGTATGGGAAAAAAGAAGTCTTTCAAAAAAAATTGTAGAATCAATTTTGAGAATGTTTGCTCCATTGGTATAA
- a CDS encoding ABC transporter ATP-binding protein — MKKYIHKYWKGFCFAIFCLAVEAMCDLMQPTIMSKIVDIGVANRNMDYIVKHGFIMLIVTGLGALGASGRNILSGSVSQKFSRDLRADLFKKIQSFSLNSIDKFKSSSLITRLTNDVTQVQNFVNGLMRIFVKSPIVCIGSIIMASRLNLHLAVILFIIIPIIVLLIFLNMKIGYPYFMKVQVSLDKINSVMREYLSGIRVVKAFNRFNYESEKFEIANENLGKLTTTAMRIMSLFSPGRNLIINIGIVCVLWIGGKYVEAGDIQVGKIIAFTNYMTQILFSIMMISAVFNVFARSKASAVRIFEVLDEENDVELNEVSTNFTEKGRVDFENVCFSYSDGRQVINNISFTCMPGETIGIVGPTGSGKSSLVNLIPRFYNVTSGIIKIDGVDIQNIDEKTLMDKIALVPQKTTLFTGTVFENIRWGKENASLEEVKKVCEIAEVNEFIDRFPEKYDTKIGQEGINFSGGQKQRISIARALIKRPEVLIFDDCTSALDAVTEINIRENLRKDSRNLTCIIISQKISSIMWADKILVIDGGKLVGIGKHDELVKTCKTYENIFISQCGKENI; from the coding sequence ATGAAAAAATATATACATAAATACTGGAAAGGTTTTTGCTTTGCTATATTTTGTCTTGCTGTGGAAGCAATGTGTGATTTGATGCAGCCTACTATAATGTCAAAAATAGTAGATATAGGTGTAGCAAATAGAAATATGGATTACATAGTTAAACACGGATTTATAATGCTGATAGTTACAGGATTAGGTGCCTTAGGTGCGTCGGGACGTAATATATTATCTGGAAGTGTATCTCAAAAATTTAGTAGGGATTTAAGGGCAGATTTATTTAAAAAAATTCAGAGTTTTTCGCTTAACAGTATTGATAAATTTAAAAGCAGTTCACTTATAACACGTCTTACTAATGATGTAACTCAGGTTCAAAATTTTGTCAATGGACTTATGAGGATATTTGTGAAATCTCCTATTGTTTGTATTGGAAGTATTATTATGGCTTCCAGGCTGAATTTACATTTAGCAGTGATATTGTTTATTATAATACCAATTATAGTCTTACTTATATTCTTAAATATGAAAATAGGATATCCCTATTTTATGAAGGTTCAAGTATCACTTGATAAAATAAATTCTGTTATGAGGGAATATTTATCCGGAATAAGGGTGGTAAAGGCATTTAATAGATTTAATTATGAGAGTGAAAAATTTGAAATTGCAAATGAAAATTTAGGAAAATTAACTACAACTGCAATGCGTATCATGTCTTTATTTTCTCCAGGAAGAAATTTGATTATAAATATAGGAATAGTATGTGTTTTATGGATTGGTGGAAAGTACGTAGAAGCAGGAGACATTCAGGTAGGAAAAATAATTGCTTTTACCAATTATATGACGCAAATACTTTTTTCTATTATGATGATATCTGCTGTATTTAATGTATTTGCTAGATCTAAAGCCTCAGCAGTTAGAATTTTTGAGGTATTAGATGAGGAGAATGACGTAGAGCTTAATGAAGTCTCTACAAATTTTACTGAAAAAGGGAGAGTAGATTTTGAAAATGTATGCTTTTCCTATTCGGATGGACGTCAAGTTATAAATAACATTAGTTTTACCTGTATGCCAGGAGAAACAATTGGTATTGTTGGTCCTACAGGTTCAGGTAAAAGCAGTTTGGTGAATTTAATACCTAGATTTTATAATGTAACTTCTGGAATCATAAAAATTGATGGAGTAGATATACAGAATATAGATGAAAAAACTTTGATGGATAAAATAGCTTTAGTGCCTCAAAAAACAACATTGTTTACTGGAACAGTTTTTGAGAATATAAGATGGGGCAAGGAAAATGCTTCTCTAGAAGAAGTTAAGAAAGTCTGTGAAATTGCAGAAGTTAATGAATTCATAGATAGATTTCCTGAAAAATATGATACTAAAATTGGACAAGAAGGAATTAATTTTTCAGGTGGACAAAAACAGAGAATTTCTATAGCACGTGCACTTATTAAAAGGCCTGAAGTACTTATATTTGATGACTGTACAAGTGCATTAGATGCAGTTACAGAAATTAATATAAGAGAAAATTTAAGAAAAGATTCAAGAAATTTAACGTGTATCATAATTTCACAGAAAATATCTTCTATAATGTGGGCTGATAAAATACTTGTAATTGATGGTGGGAAATTAGTAGGTATTGGAAAGCATGATGAACTTGTGAAAACCTGTAAAACTTATGAAAACATATTCATATCTCAGTGTGGAAAGGAGAACATATAG
- a CDS encoding ABC transporter ATP-binding protein yields MGKYDRNNIEVPLGSRKKGRGRRLGPVEKPKNLRKTLLRLWKYFGSERKLLVIILISVIIDSLVGLIGPYLIGKAIDAMSESYGKVNFHMLWVIIILLLLTYVVDAILTFFQGWIMSGVAQRIIMGLRKNLFGKLQKLPLSFFDMNTHGEIMSRLTNDVENVSSTISQSTVQLMSGVITVLGSFVMMLILSPFLTLVTLITVPMVFLLTKSIAKKTNPLFKNQQIELGKLNGHIEETISGFQVVKAFNHGEKSVEDFNKINSSLCEVGLKAQIWSGFLMPIMNVINNIGFAAVAGVGGVLALKNIITVGIIASFLSYSRQFARPLNDIASIFNTLQSAAAGAERVFEVLDEKEELEDISHAKEFEHVKGRVSFENVSFCYRKDVKVLKNINFDISPGTKVALVGATGAGKTTIINLLTRFYDVSDGKILIDGENIKNYKRDSLRKCFGMVLQDTYLFSGTILENIRYGKLDADFTEIKQAVRFANAKTFIEKLPQKYNTLIHEGGNNLSQGERQLIAISRAILSNPAILVLDEATSNVDTLTELKIEDAMNKLMKGRTSFIIAHRLGTIKNSDIIMVIDKGEIVEKGSHRDLIKKKSIYYNMYHNQFYRKEPL; encoded by the coding sequence ATGGGAAAGTATGATAGAAATAACATAGAAGTGCCTTTAGGATCTAGAAAGAAGGGAAGGGGAAGAAGACTTGGACCTGTAGAAAAACCAAAAAATTTAAGAAAAACGCTTCTAAGACTGTGGAAATATTTTGGAAGTGAAAGAAAATTGTTAGTTATAATACTCATATCTGTAATAATAGATTCTCTAGTAGGACTTATAGGACCTTATCTTATAGGAAAAGCTATTGATGCCATGTCAGAATCCTATGGAAAAGTAAACTTTCATATGCTTTGGGTAATAATTATATTGCTTTTATTAACTTATGTAGTTGATGCTATTTTAACTTTTTTTCAGGGATGGATTATGTCAGGGGTAGCCCAGCGGATAATAATGGGTCTTAGAAAAAATTTATTCGGCAAACTTCAAAAGCTTCCGCTATCTTTTTTTGATATGAATACTCACGGAGAAATTATGAGCAGACTTACAAATGATGTAGAAAATGTAAGTAGTACTATATCACAGTCTACTGTTCAGCTTATGTCAGGGGTAATAACAGTTTTAGGATCTTTTGTAATGATGCTTATATTAAGTCCATTTCTTACTCTGGTGACTTTAATTACAGTGCCTATGGTTTTTTTATTAACTAAAAGTATAGCAAAAAAAACAAATCCGCTGTTTAAGAATCAGCAGATAGAACTTGGAAAACTTAATGGACATATAGAAGAAACAATATCGGGTTTTCAAGTAGTAAAAGCTTTTAATCATGGTGAAAAGTCTGTAGAGGATTTTAATAAAATAAATTCTTCCTTATGTGAAGTAGGATTAAAAGCTCAAATTTGGTCAGGATTTTTAATGCCAATTATGAATGTAATAAACAATATAGGTTTTGCAGCTGTAGCAGGTGTAGGGGGAGTTTTAGCTTTAAAGAATATTATAACAGTGGGAATTATAGCTAGTTTTTTAAGTTATTCAAGGCAATTTGCAAGACCGTTAAATGATATAGCTAGTATATTTAATACACTCCAATCGGCAGCAGCAGGTGCAGAAAGAGTATTTGAAGTGCTGGATGAAAAAGAGGAGTTAGAAGATATTTCTCATGCAAAAGAATTTGAGCATGTAAAAGGGCGGGTTAGCTTTGAAAACGTAAGTTTTTGCTATAGAAAAGATGTTAAAGTATTAAAAAATATAAATTTTGATATAAGTCCTGGGACAAAAGTTGCTCTTGTTGGAGCTACAGGAGCTGGTAAAACAACTATTATAAATTTGCTCACCAGATTTTATGATGTATCAGATGGTAAAATTTTAATAGATGGAGAGAATATAAAAAATTATAAGAGAGATAGTCTTAGAAAATGTTTTGGTATGGTTCTTCAGGATACGTATCTTTTTTCGGGAACGATACTTGAAAATATCAGGTATGGTAAATTGGATGCAGATTTTACTGAAATTAAGCAGGCAGTTAGGTTTGCCAATGCAAAGACATTTATTGAAAAACTTCCACAAAAATACAATACTCTAATTCATGAGGGAGGAAATAATTTAAGTCAAGGTGAAAGGCAGCTTATAGCTATATCAAGGGCAATACTTTCAAATCCAGCAATACTTGTTTTAGACGAAGCTACAAGTAATGTAGATACACTAACAGAACTTAAAATAGAGGATGCCATGAATAAACTTATGAAAGGGAGAACTAGTTTTATTATTGCTCATAGATTAGGCACTATTAAAAATTCAGATATTATAATGGTAATAGATAAGGGAGAAATAGTAGAAAAAGGAAGTCATAGAGATTTAATTAAAAAGAAGAGTATATACTACAATATGTATCATAACCAATTTTACAGAAAAGAGCCACTATAA
- a CDS encoding cation:proton antiporter — protein MEKTLLDIVLILICTKIGGIISKKLKMPEVLGALIAGVILGPVVLNIVQYDDNIKLLSNLGVIMLMFLAGLETNVEEFKKAGLSSFIIAICGIILPFVLGTLSAYIFFNNFLENVFVGVILTATSVSITVETLKELGKLNTRAGINILGAAVIDDVLGLILISIVLAVAQNSGSGASAVGMMSLVFLFVKIILFCGFSILGIVYLPKYINKFTRYVKPGKEMLTFSLAFALLIACVAEYLGIAAITGAYICGLVLSSIEHKKYLERNIKAISSGFLSLIFFASVGIEANLKGLNLEVLIITLVMFVIAVVGKIIGCGGAARVLKMSKSESLQIGVGMISRGEVAIITANIGLQKNIISDEIFLPTLMVVILTTIITPVLLKMAFSHKKSSLSEI, from the coding sequence ATGGAAAAAACTTTATTAGATATCGTATTAATTCTTATATGTACAAAGATAGGCGGAATTATTAGTAAAAAATTGAAAATGCCGGAAGTTTTGGGCGCACTTATTGCAGGTGTAATACTTGGACCTGTTGTTTTAAATATTGTTCAGTATGATGATAATATAAAACTTCTCTCAAATTTAGGAGTAATTATGCTCATGTTTCTTGCAGGCCTTGAGACTAATGTTGAAGAATTTAAGAAAGCAGGCTTGTCTTCTTTTATAATTGCCATATGCGGTATTATTTTGCCTTTTGTTTTGGGAACTTTAAGTGCATATATATTTTTTAATAATTTCCTAGAAAATGTATTTGTTGGAGTTATTTTAACGGCCACTAGTGTAAGTATTACTGTGGAAACTCTTAAGGAACTTGGTAAGTTAAATACAAGAGCTGGTATAAATATTTTGGGAGCTGCTGTAATAGATGATGTATTAGGGCTTATACTAATATCTATAGTACTTGCTGTAGCCCAAAACTCAGGTTCTGGAGCCTCAGCTGTCGGAATGATGTCACTTGTTTTTTTGTTTGTAAAAATAATTTTATTCTGTGGATTTTCTATATTGGGTATAGTGTATTTACCTAAGTATATAAATAAATTTACTAGGTATGTAAAGCCAGGTAAAGAGATGCTTACTTTTTCACTAGCCTTTGCACTTTTAATAGCATGTGTTGCAGAGTATCTTGGAATAGCGGCTATTACAGGAGCATATATATGTGGACTTGTACTTTCCTCTATTGAGCATAAAAAGTATTTAGAAAGAAATATCAAAGCAATTTCTTCTGGATTTTTATCACTTATATTTTTTGCGAGTGTGGGCATTGAAGCAAATTTAAAAGGTCTCAATCTAGAAGTACTTATTATTACTTTAGTTATGTTTGTCATTGCAGTTGTCGGAAAAATAATTGGATGTGGTGGTGCAGCTAGAGTTCTTAAAATGAGTAAAAGTGAGTCTTTACAAATTGGAGTAGGTATGATCTCTAGAGGAGAAGTTGCTATAATTACTGCAAATATAGGATTACAAAAAAATATTATATCGGATGAAATATTTCTTCCAACTTTAATGGTTGTAATACTTACTACAATTATAACTCCTGTACTTTTAAAAATGGCCTTTTCCCATAAAAAGAGTTCTTTGTCTGAAATATAG
- a CDS encoding transglutaminase domain-containing protein, translated as MFKKIGKFIVTAVVCGLLFVGKNCYAAENYKIWNSGATSNVANNKTWTISFNKNIDINSAKNSIKVYEQDNNQSVAVNVVSSKSDAVQVSPENPYTSGEKYVLVIDNNLKSTDGKQLNEGVKYNFTVGGQNSSNGEISIENYTQYYNAVKDALSNYKDTLVLNITNYDRSTYNLGVIDKILHDNPNLRDWYSSAGSNVESSSSTKMTINFKYDDTKQNLIAKENAIQQKVDEIVNSVTTPQMQDYEKELALHDYVVNNTEYDQRAGSADMPDDSYTAYGVLVNKTAVCQGYADAMDRLLAAVGIECKMVIGQGNDGDGWISHAWNIVKIQGQYYQMDSTWDDPVTNDGSKLLSHSYFNITDSQIAKNHEWDKSDYPECNSTDYSFSKLGVAEKDKYGNDIKVVDNYNDFYNALKNYVISQRQSFSIKILNYNSTNYNVPKTLKQIVIKYNIYGDYNLTYYSDEISGSEIFTIVKS; from the coding sequence GTGTTTAAGAAAATAGGTAAGTTTATTGTAACAGCTGTGGTATGTGGATTGCTATTTGTAGGAAAAAATTGCTATGCTGCAGAAAATTATAAAATTTGGAATAGCGGTGCCACCTCTAATGTAGCCAATAACAAGACATGGACAATAAGTTTTAATAAGAATATTGATATAAATTCAGCAAAAAACTCTATTAAAGTGTATGAGCAAGACAATAATCAATCAGTAGCAGTTAATGTAGTGAGTTCAAAATCAGATGCTGTACAGGTATCACCTGAAAATCCATACACTTCTGGTGAAAAATACGTTTTGGTGATAGATAATAACTTAAAATCTACTGATGGCAAGCAGTTAAATGAAGGAGTAAAATATAATTTTACAGTAGGTGGGCAAAATAGTTCCAATGGTGAAATTTCCATAGAAAATTATACTCAGTATTATAATGCTGTAAAGGATGCACTTTCTAATTATAAAGATACTTTAGTTTTAAATATAACAAACTATGATAGAAGCACTTATAATTTAGGTGTCATAGATAAGATTTTACACGACAATCCAAATTTAAGAGATTGGTACTCAAGTGCAGGAAGTAATGTTGAGAGTTCCAGTTCTACTAAAATGACTATAAATTTTAAGTATGATGATACTAAGCAAAATTTAATAGCTAAGGAAAATGCAATACAGCAAAAAGTCGATGAAATAGTAAACAGTGTAACAACACCCCAAATGCAAGACTATGAAAAAGAACTGGCGCTTCATGATTATGTGGTAAACAACACAGAATATGATCAAAGAGCAGGTTCAGCAGATATGCCTGATGATTCCTATACTGCTTATGGAGTTTTAGTTAATAAAACAGCAGTTTGTCAGGGTTATGCAGATGCAATGGACAGGCTTCTTGCAGCTGTTGGTATAGAATGTAAAATGGTAATAGGACAGGGAAATGATGGAGATGGATGGATAAGCCATGCTTGGAATATAGTAAAAATACAGGGGCAGTATTATCAGATGGACTCTACCTGGGATGATCCTGTTACAAATGATGGCTCCAAGCTTCTTTCACATTCTTATTTTAATATAACTGATTCTCAGATTGCTAAAAATCATGAGTGGGATAAATCAGATTACCCTGAATGTAATAGTACTGACTATAGTTTTTCTAAACTAGGTGTAGCGGAGAAAGACAAATATGGCAATGATATAAAGGTTGTAGATAATTATAATGACTTTTACAATGCATTAAAAAATTATGTAATTAGTCAGAGGCAATCTTTTAGTATTAAAATATTAAATTACAATTCTACAAATTACAATGTGCCAAAAACCTTGAAGCAAATAGTTATTAAGTATAATATTTATGGAGACTATAATTTAACCTACTATTCAGATGAAATATCTGGTTCAGAAATTTTCACAATAGTAAAATCCTAA
- a CDS encoding FmdE family protein: MNKELWEKCVEFHGHLCPGLAIGYKASEVAKEKMGISFSKDEEIVCITENDACGVDAVQVITGCTMGKGNLIYRDRGKMAFSFFNRKNGDALRVVLKNWPRSGDRQKDIDYLLNCPCEKLFYYKQPGFSVPEKARLFNNVVCENCGEDTAEHRIRIMNGKKVCLDCFKEYSRKE; the protein is encoded by the coding sequence ATGAATAAAGAACTATGGGAAAAATGTGTTGAGTTTCATGGACATTTATGTCCTGGACTTGCAATAGGCTATAAAGCCAGTGAGGTAGCTAAAGAAAAAATGGGAATTTCTTTTTCAAAAGATGAGGAGATAGTGTGCATAACTGAAAACGATGCCTGTGGAGTAGATGCAGTTCAGGTGATAACAGGGTGTACTATGGGAAAAGGAAACTTGATTTATAGAGACCGCGGTAAAATGGCATTTAGTTTTTTTAATAGAAAAAATGGTGATGCCCTGAGAGTGGTATTAAAAAATTGGCCGAGAAGTGGGGATAGACAAAAAGATATTGATTATTTGCTAAACTGTCCTTGTGAAAAATTATTTTATTATAAACAACCAGGGTTTTCTGTGCCGGAAAAGGCTAGGTTATTTAATAATGTAGTATGTGAAAATTGTGGAGAAGATACAGCTGAACATAGAATTAGAATAATGAATGGAAAAAAGGTATGTTTAGATTGCTTTAAAGAATATTCAAGGAAAGAATAA
- a CDS encoding DUF1002 domain-containing protein, protein MKFKTIFSKLLVVLMAIIVVLPISGNKVYADAYKVVTLGGDLTDSQKQEMLKYFGVTRQDANVIDVNIDEEKKYLGDVASSDKIGTKSISCSYVEPTSSGGVNVSTNNIYWVSSSMIKNALITAGIKNANVKASAPFNVSGTAALTGILKGFENSANGGKIDENKKKAANDELVTTGELGDKIGKDKAAGVMNDIKTQVVKDKPSTEAGVRKIVENVTNNYNLNLSTGDIDKITNVMNKINGLNLNFGDIKSQLSGVADQLKGTLSSEQTQGFFTKIINAVKNFFSNLF, encoded by the coding sequence ATGAAATTTAAAACAATTTTTAGTAAATTATTGGTAGTCCTTATGGCCATAATTGTAGTTTTACCTATTTCAGGAAATAAAGTTTATGCAGATGCCTATAAAGTTGTAACCTTAGGGGGAGATCTAACAGATAGCCAAAAACAAGAAATGCTTAAGTATTTTGGAGTTACCAGACAGGATGCTAATGTAATAGATGTCAATATAGATGAAGAGAAAAAATATTTAGGAGATGTTGCAAGCAGTGATAAAATAGGTACAAAGTCTATATCCTGTTCTTATGTAGAACCAACGTCAAGTGGTGGAGTAAATGTATCTACAAATAACATATATTGGGTAAGCAGCAGCATGATAAAAAATGCACTGATTACTGCAGGAATAAAAAATGCAAATGTTAAGGCATCAGCTCCTTTTAATGTATCTGGAACAGCAGCTCTTACTGGAATTTTAAAGGGTTTTGAAAATAGTGCAAACGGCGGCAAAATTGATGAAAATAAAAAGAAAGCTGCCAATGATGAATTGGTTACTACAGGTGAATTAGGAGACAAGATAGGAAAAGATAAAGCTGCTGGTGTAATGAATGATATAAAAACACAAGTAGTTAAAGATAAGCCTTCAACTGAAGCTGGTGTAAGAAAGATAGTTGAAAATGTAACTAATAACTATAACTTAAATTTGAGTACTGGAGATATTGATAAAATAACCAATGTTATGAATAAAATAAATGGTTTAAACTTGAATTTTGGAGATATAAAAAGTCAGTTAAGCGGTGTTGCAGACCAGTTAAAGGGTACTTTATCTAGTGAGCAGACTCAGGGATTTTTTACTAAAATTATTAATGCAGTTAAAAACTTTTTTTCTAATCTATTTTAA
- a CDS encoding NAD(P)-dependent oxidoreductase: MKKIGFIGTGVMGNSMVLNILKSEYSLIVYNRTKSRAENLIEKGAKWKNTPSDIAKEADIVISMVGYPKDVEEIYLGDDGIINNIKKGGIVVDMTTSKPSLAKKIYEEAKKRGVYSLDAPVSGGDIGAKNGTLCIMVGGDKEVFEKVLPIFRLMGENIIWQGGSGSGQHTKMCNQIAIAGNMMGVCEAMVYAKKSGLDAETVLKSIAGGAAGSWSLSNLAPRMIKGDFEPGFYVKHFIKDMNIALGEAKDMNLKTPALELSKSLYDKLLKDDKGDYGTQVLYQLIDKM; this comes from the coding sequence ATGAAAAAAATAGGATTCATTGGAACAGGTGTAATGGGAAATAGCATGGTTTTAAATATACTAAAAAGTGAATATAGTCTGATAGTTTACAATAGGACAAAATCAAGAGCTGAAAACTTAATTGAAAAGGGAGCAAAATGGAAAAACACTCCTTCAGATATTGCAAAAGAAGCAGATATTGTTATTTCTATGGTAGGATATCCTAAAGATGTAGAGGAAATTTATTTAGGTGATGATGGAATAATAAATAATATAAAAAAGGGTGGTATTGTTGTAGATATGACTACATCTAAGCCATCTCTTGCAAAAAAAATATATGAAGAAGCTAAAAAAAGAGGGGTATATTCTTTGGATGCTCCTGTATCTGGAGGAGATATAGGAGCAAAGAATGGGACTCTTTGTATTATGGTAGGAGGAGATAAAGAAGTATTTGAAAAAGTGCTTCCTATATTTAGACTTATGGGAGAAAATATAATATGGCAAGGAGGATCAGGTTCTGGTCAGCATACGAAAATGTGTAACCAAATAGCAATAGCTGGAAATATGATGGGGGTATGTGAGGCCATGGTATATGCTAAAAAGTCTGGACTTGATGCTGAAACGGTACTCAAAAGTATAGCAGGAGGAGCTGCAGGCAGTTGGTCTCTTAGTAACTTGGCTCCTAGAATGATAAAGGGAGATTTTGAACCTGGATTTTATGTAAAGCATTTTATAAAGGATATGAATATAGCTTTAGGTGAGGCTAAGGATATGAACTTAAAAACACCTGCACTTGAGCTTTCAAAGTCTTTATATGATAAACTTTTAAAAGACGATAAAGGTGACTATGGAACACAGGTTTTGTATCAGTTAATTGATAAAATGTAG
- the cutA gene encoding divalent cation tolerance protein CutA, translating into MKYKNYKMETFIPEEYVTKLRESLNDIGALTIGGNYDNCMSVSKVTGYWRPLSGANPFKGEKGEVSEEEECKVEFCCKSDIVEKAINTIKKVHPYEEPVINVIPLSNFVKY; encoded by the coding sequence TTGAAATATAAAAATTATAAGATGGAAACTTTTATACCTGAGGAATATGTAACAAAGCTTCGAGAGAGTTTGAATGATATAGGGGCATTAACTATAGGTGGAAATTATGATAACTGTATGTCAGTTTCTAAAGTTACAGGGTACTGGAGACCCCTTTCAGGAGCAAATCCATTTAAAGGAGAAAAGGGTGAAGTAAGTGAAGAAGAGGAATGTAAAGTAGAGTTTTGCTGTAAGAGTGACATAGTAGAAAAAGCTATAAACACTATAAAAAAGGTTCATCCTTATGAAGAACCGGTTATAAACGTAATACCTCTTTCGAATTTTGTAAAATATTAA